Within the Anguilla rostrata isolate EN2019 chromosome 6, ASM1855537v3, whole genome shotgun sequence genome, the region GCCAAACGTTCAGGCCGTCGTGCAATCACCACGGCAACGGTGATCCGAGACCCAAGCTCGTTCACGATCGCATATCGTTAACCaaagagcagacagacagacgggcatCGGAGTGAACCGAGAGTCCCCAGGCACACATAGCGCTAGCTGTCGGCTTGCTGACACCGTTAGCGCCGTTCAGGGCTATTTCCCCATGCCCGTTTCCCCACGACGCAGCAGTTAACACCGCACGACCCTCAGGAGAGGCGTGACAAGCCCTCTCTCCTGTAAATGGAGCGTGAAATGGGTCCATTTACATAAGGACAGCACGacacatttcccaaaaaaaagccCGTAATTTGACTGATATTGACGAGGACACCTCAGTTGGGATTGCAAAGGAACTTGAGCCTGCTGCTCTCTCGGGTGTGGTCCTCGGTGGCtattgtgtgagagagcattACTCTGGGCTTAAAGAGATTCCCTCCCTTCCCAAAAACCTATGCTAACATGACTCTCCAAAGCctcacagtgatgacatcacagggcCTATGTGTGAGAGAAATAGCATCCATACAGTCGCCCTTGctctccattacattacaggcatttagcagacgctcttatccagagtgccTTACAAAACATACATagctttacatagcatttacattgcatccaattatgcagctggatataaactgaagcaatgtaggttaagtaccttgcacaaGGGTAAAATGGCAGTGTCAGAGTGggaaattgaacctgcaaccttttttttaggttacaagaccaactccttacccattatactacactgccgcctctAATGGCCATGAACCTAATTTCTGTTGACAGGAGAAAAATACCTCTAGGCATATaggcacatttttttccttccctctttgACATAACtgttctcacaaacacacacaagtcttTCAGCTGCACTGACAGGGCTCGTGCCCTTTGAGAAATTATGCACAGTCCATAATAAGAATATTATTAATATGGAGGACGGATACATTTATTCACAGGAAACATACTGTTTCTGagaagaaactgaaaatgataaaatatagaACGAAAGTTCAAAACTGTTACTGATTAATAGAGGCATCAGGGTTTTTCATATAGTGTTTTTTCATATACTTGCTTCAGATAGGCACTCATTCTATGAATTTTATGAGCATGAGCTATtatagtaaaaaatatatatttttactaaTATTTGACTGCACACAGGCATATGAATGAATTATAATGGCATGTTAGTATGCTGAAGAACATGAACACGTGTCATGAAGGTTTAGGGCAGAAGTTTACTTCTTATCAGAccctcaaaggaaaacagactgtttactgtgctgacagagaGTCAGAAATTGTGATagagagacagtgctcagttgcaaaacaatTATGTAAAcattaggttctccataatacaatgtaatcatgttttgtattgttggaaagctgatGTCATAGGGAACCAtttggtgtctttggtggtggggtgctgactaaagttcttgatacctatgggtcagcacccagccagatacaaaggttaactcggtgtgatatgcttacagagatAGTGAAAGCAGTATCATTGATCTATACTGTTTTGCCATGATTGTGTCTTCatttgatgacttggtgttttgctttgaaacACTACCGGTGGATCACTTGCAGTTTCCttctatgcataactgttagcacagaggaaaggttgaaaacattatttttggagtcagataacctagataacattaaatgaatcccattCCAGTAGCACCGGGTAAGACTACATGCGTACCTTCGCTACTGAGATACTCCCACTGTTTGGTTTGCAAAGGGGTTTCTTGCTGTTGGTGATCTCGATGCACCGTTTGATGTATCTGATGGGTTCCTTACAAAGGCGTTAGGGACACTTGTGAGGTGTGACAGATAGTTATAGTGAAGCTGACGGTGGAGAAGATGGGAACTGAACTTACGCAGTGGATGTCTGCATTTCAGTCCAACTCTTGTTGATATTCAGCTTGAGTTCATTCAGCGGTGATATGCCCAGTTTTTGCCTCAGTTCGGATTGACGTCTCTCCTTGACTGCCAGGACTTGTTTCAGGGTGGAGATTTCTTCTTCCAACTGTAAGAGAGGACCACATTTTCACATCTGAGCATTTCAATTTCcattctctcttctttttgtcTGATCTTGATAGAGGTGGACAAGGTTGCCAAGCAGCATTGTTGAAATGTACAAAAGCTAACGAAATGTAGAATTTGATCACATCGCTCTTCATCCGCATTATCTCGTGAAGTGGCTTGTTTATTAAACCTTTCCTAATGAGGACAACTATGTGGTTACAAGGCCAAGGGTTAGTGACTGACTGAACTCACTGCGGACTGTATCTGAAGGCCTTGGCAAAAATGGCCTGGGGGAATCATATAGCTGTGATGGGTCTGGCATGGCAGCAAACAGCTGTGCAAACTGTTCTCAGATCAGCTAGCTTCTCTCGGCAGCCTTCTGGACTCAACATCCGAAAACCAACAAGGCCCTGTTTGCATCACACAGTATGCAAACCTTTGATTAGACTGAGCGCCAGCATTTGCATCTGCTCCGCTTTTCGGTCATGGAAACAACTTTTTGGATCATAATGACCACGTGCTGCTTTCCAAAAGTCTCTGTGTACAAAAGCAGCATCAAAAATGATACAGAGATTAAGGTCCTGTTGAATTATCTGTTTAAGCAGGAAACGGCAgttaaaaaatgtctgaaagtgAGAAGAGCGACCACCTTTATTAGCTCCGTTTGaatttcttctctctcctcctcagagACACTGTTGTTGAGGTCCACCTCTGACACCATGTCTTCATCCACTTCCTGCAGTGGCTCAGGCTCCAGCAGGCCTGTGGAtatgaacacagcacagcaacaagGTGAAGCAGGTCGACAAGATATGCAATCATTTACTGCATGACTGACTGCACTGAGAAACTGGCACGGCTTTTTAGACACTCCTACGCAAGTATGAGAGGAAGCAGCCCAACGTGCTTAAAGCCAGCTAAAAAACAGGACTGAATAGGTGCTCAACCACAAGGCCAGTCAAACTGCAgcaaaaaaggagagagaaactcCTTACGTGGACACTTCACGGGGACTGACCCAAAATAAGGAGTGTGCTGTTTGACTCTGAGGAAGACGTTGTACATGTCGAAACGTCAGTCTACCCTGTTCATTAAACAGTGCCTTTTCCCCTGCATAAGTGACCTccagtgttccttattttgggTGAGTCCCTGTGGTAAGGAGTTCTTCTCTACTCCTACACAAGTCTTTTCCAACAGTCCCCTGGTATACATTCAAAAACATGCTGTTTGGACATAAATGGTTTCTGGGCATCTATTTAGAAAAACAAGGAACTATTCAGAAACCtgcaaacatgtatttttaatggagTGGTCCTGAGATTTTTTGCCATGGTGGTTAGGCTCAGATGCTATATTGCCTGTAAAATGTAAGGCTTTAACCTCCATCACCGTGACAACTGCAATATTCCAGCATGACCTTAAAGCAATTTTAAAAACCGCCTTTTGTGTCATAGGAGGGAAAATTATCCACTTCTTTCAACCTCGGAGTTTCGGAGTGGAGGTGTATTTTTGCACATCTATAATCAAAAGATCTGCCAAAGGAACAACGCCGAGGCAGATATATTTAAGAGCTCCCGATGGAGCACGTTTGCATCTCGAGCCTGATTTAAACGAGAGATTACTGCGAAATGAGAGCAATGTTGTTCAGTTGGTTTCAAAACACATACAGGGCTGAATAATCGCATAAGAAATTTAAAGTGAGCCACTTTCGTAGCAGTTTATCATGACAGTGGGCTCTGGTGTATAAAAGAGACTTAAATATAAGATCAGTATCATCTagacaacaccccccccccccccacaagggTATCAGCCAATGGAATCGGAACTGTTCTCTATTTCTTCTTCAAAACCAGATTATCTGATTTCAATCTAAAGTGCATCTCCATTAAACAACGGCCATGTTGTGGAGCCGACCAGCTCCTGCAGCGGATGAAAGCGACGGATGGGCCAAATGAAGCATTATGCTTTACCCCATGGTGAATGTGCCACCTGGCAGTGATACTGTACCTGACCAGGTTCATCAGCCAgtctaaaatgaataaatcctgAGTTAACATTTCCAGAGGGAAATAGAAATCACAGTTTGGCAAATAACTAAAaacaacattacatttcaacatTAGTTGGATTAGaatttttctccatctctccattcacCGTTTTTAATCGACCCCATGTTTGCAAATACAGCATGAAATCAACAAAGTCAGACTGAAGGTCTTTTCACCTTTGCCTAGATCAAATCAGTATCTGATTGAACACAGACTGGGAATACGGTCTGGAGCCTGTGGTCACATTTTGTGGTTGGGACTGTGAAGCTATGGACTAGAGTAGAGATGAAGACATGTCTGACACAGAGGCCTTAGCCTCACCAAAGAGGACTCCACCCAGAGCTACTGCACAACCTGTACAGTGTACCTGTTCATTCCCTGTGCTCACCGTGAGAACATCCTATTCAAACAGCGAAGGTAAATATGACAGCACATTTGGTTGTGTCAATATCTGTAATAAAATCTACATTCGCTGCACACAGTCAGCGACAATAATGTTTGGCACTacaggaggcatgacaacacaTTCCAGTCAATCCTCAACGTTGAAGAAAATATTTCCCATTGGCTGAATCACCACTACTGACAAAGACAATATGCACATTACAGTACCAACCTTCACCGTTCTAAAGGTAATGAAAATAAGACTTAATATAGAAAGAACCAGTCTGACCAACTATTCTAAAGCCCATGCAACCACTGCAACATCAGATGAGGATACTGCAAAACAAAAGCGAACGTTTTCTGAAAAAGCAATAGAGGAATACAAGCGAACCCTCTCTCACTTCTGCTTGCTTTTTGCATCAGCAGCTGATTAGACTGGCGTGGTGCTGGGACATGTGACGCCATTTTAGCAGATAACACAATCACTGGCAGTGTGCTTGCTGGGAGCCTGGGGCAGGACTCAGGCCTTGTAACCAGCACCGGGCATGGTGCTCGGAGGCAAAATGGTACTTCAGGATGGGAGAGAAAGCTGCACTTTCGACCAGTCATAGCATCTGCCTTTTTCAATGCTGAAAGATCCAGGTAGAAATACTTAAACTACTTTAGCATCTGAATTGCTTAGTAGCTAAATCAAATGGGTCTTAATGGCATTTACAGGTATAAAGCACCGATTCAAACAAGTGGTTCTCAAAACTTTCATAATGCTTACACTATTCAGTGTTGCCATTTAATTTACCTGGTGATAACCAGTCTGAAGCAGATGCTCAAAAAGGCCAACTATACACATTTACTAGACCAATTAACTAGTCAGTAGCAATTAAACAATTCTAGTAATAGCAAGTTGTAATCTTGTCACCCCAGGTGCTCGATTTTGATGGTCGGTCTCAGGTAAGTAAGACCAGTCATGATGTCAGAGTGCAGTAATGACCACTTAAGTCACAGGAAACCCTGCTCTCAGGAACACTGAGCACCATTCAGACTGCTGAGACGTGAAGGGCTTTAAGTTAAGACAGAATTAGTGGTGCCTCATGTCAATGGCAAGAACAATAGGAAGTAGACAGGGCAGAAAGCAACGTGAAGCTGTTACAAATTCAAATATAGCTTTTGTTTGCATACCCATAATGTTTCACAAACTTGATTTTGTGCCAACTGCTGATAAGGGAGCACGATGTACAAAGGTAAGACTATGAATCCTGTTCcttttattttggtatttgATTAGCAAAGGACAGAGgttcattaaaaacagaaacatggcAGAAACCTAATGTCCATATCATTTGTTCTTCCTAAAAAGCTACTGAGAAACTGCTTCTTTTAAAAACCGGTAACTCTTCACTGTAATTACGTTGCTAAGCAACTTAACATGTCGACATTATCACACTTGTTTCATCCCTTGTTGCCATTTATGTCCCTTGTTTTCTACACTACTGCAATAATTCAATACACAACCGTCACTATCGTACAAATTCCTGCCCTGATACTCCACCTATAAACGGAGGGTGTGGTTGGTTCGGTCACGTAACTTGAAATTTTGAGTTGTCGCTCAGCTTGCAATTTGGCTCAGGTTTTCCTGCCAGCGTATTTGCTAAACCTGTCCCAGTGACTCATTTTTAATAGtcatttctcattattatttgGATACCAATAGTAATCAGACTGATTGTTCATCTTTAACAAAAAGGCCCCCAGCTTTTCGTAATAATTGCATACGCAGTTGTTCTCACACTGTGGCAAACATAGGATTTGGGAtatgtattctttttattttattctgctcaAAACACATTAATAAACTTTATATGAATCAGAGTATAACtgagaactgaactgaaactcATGCTTATCTCTAATTAAACGGATGTCCCTCAAAAGAAACAGGGATTGGTTAATTCATGAACCCCAAAATGTTTCAACTATAATGTGTTGCATGTGACTTCAAGAATTGAATTAATCATAGTGCTTTGCTGTGGAGAAAATTGCTATTTTGGTTCGTACCAGTCAATTATTGACAGCATGAGATCATTCCAACAACCATGGGCTTCCATTAAGTGTCACTCTCCCAAAACACGAACAGCACAATTTTGGAAAATCTCTTTAGATTTTGGGGGTATTCTCAAGGGATTCTGGAATATTCTGAAGCCAGTTCCCTCAGTGTGTTCACATAGCCTGTCACCTGAATGTCACATTTCTACTCCCTCACAggacctccccccctcccttttaagacctttatttataaatggcTGAAGACAGAGGGGAGAAAGGCCTCCAACCAAAAATACAATAGCGATCAAGACACAGCTAGCAGCCATCGGCTGGGGAGGTAGTAACTAACGTTCTCAAAATACTGCGCCATTTTTACATTCAGTTCTTCTCGCGTTCGCTTTGTTTTCTGCCATTTCACGCCACCTCTGGACAGACTCCCCGTCGCGTGCGATGTCTGGGTCAGCATGTCTGGGACACTCTGAAGGCACTAGGGAACTCACCGACGTTAGCCTTAAAGTGCAGATTTCCCCCAGGGCTGTGGCGGGAACCACTGAGCAGTCTGCTAATCACAGTCAAGCCAGCGGGGGAGCTATACGATAGACCACCCaccttttctgttttcacaaTGTGACCACTGCTTCCTTAAACAGCGCAGCATAAAAAGGACACTGTTCACTTCTAGCACTAGCACTGTGGTTCCATTGCACTGAAATACTAAACCACTTGTAGCCCCTGAATGCATTTGTTTCCCgttaaaatcaaattaaatgtagTTATGCCACTGTTGACAATGGGATACCCAATGCAATCCTTCGGGGAAAGacaaaattacagcaatttGTCTCTCTAAGTGTATCAAAGACCAAAGACTATATCTATGCTTATGCAAAGACCTTCAGTAATGCATGAACCAACACAGGCCCCATTCCCACCTTTATGAACGCAAGAGTGGATACCTTTTAAATATGTGTTATAGCACCTGTATAAATAGTTCAAGTCCGGGCAAAGCTAAGCTCAGCTTTCAGCGTCAGCAAGAGATTCAGAGCCACAGAATATAGTCAGAGCTAGTCAGAGCTAGCACTGGATATTCCACAGCCATCAGCCCAGACAGCTGTCAATATATACACTCATTTGGATTGCTTTAAGTTCTCCAAAATGTGATTTGGTAAGAGTTGGCTCATTATCGCATATGTTTATTGACGCTGTGGTACCAATCCTGAGCATTATGTAACAATCTATTTATGAGATGCTGTCACTTTAAATGAGCAGGGTACATTTAAGCATGCCGTGTTTACCATGTTCCAGCATGCTTACCAGAATGGGTAGGGTACAGGATGTTAACATACAACACATACGCTGGTTCCCCATGTACAAATTGCCTCTCCAACCTGTGACTCTCATCATGTGTACACGGTTCTATCTCTAGTCCTGTATGTATGAATAAGAGCTCAGGCAGCAAAATAGATGTGGAAGCCTGTGTACTGACAATACCCTGTCTGGATTTTCATTATTCTGCCTCCGCATTGCTGTTCAGCAGGGCAGCTCTGCAAATACCAGCTGAAGAGAGTTACAGTTATGCAATCCTGCCATCTCTGTAATAATCAGAGGGACTCCACCTGGGTAATCTGAATAGATTTAACTCAGTCCTCTGCCATGTGCTAAAAGGAATTAAGACGTGAGGTAAATCAAAGAGCTCATTTCAGGCAGCTCACTCTGCGAGGCCGTTTGATACTTTCAAAGGCGTCGTCCATGTAATTTGGAGGTGGTTTCTGTGTACATCAAGCATGTGGATATTGTTGTATGAAGTATGCAGCAAGACATGCTTCTTCCTGCCTTCGAAGGGTTACCAGAGATACTCTGAAACTCGTTTAACTACTAACGCGATGAGCTCACCTCAAGTCACATGAATTGGGAATAATTAATTCCACCCACAAAGCCTACATGTCAAAATGAATCAGCCAGTCTGACTAGCTGCACTTAATGGTTCGAGCACATATAGGGCATCACGAACAACATTTCTGCCCATTTTaaagagacgagagagagagagagagagagagaaagagagagagagagagaaatgggatgTCTGTAAAAGAGAATCACTTTTCATCAAATAATAGGAATttgagaaaatgttaaattaccTGTTTTGAGATGACCCCCTTCTTCTTTTGGcaagcaagagaaagagaaattggAATAAAAATATCATATCCTGATGCAGATGATAAATGACCAACTATGTTTTAGAAAAGAGCAATTCATGTTATAACCATAAAGGCCAAAAAAGCATTCCTTATGCTGCAAGGGTCAATATTTGCTGGTTTTATtgggtgtaatggtgtgtgctCAAAAAGCAACAGAAGGCCAACATCAATAAATTAACCCTTTCAAAAATGTTGCACTTCAGCCTTTACTGATTATCTAAACAGCCATGACTCCTTACCAATGTTTCAATATCAAAGTCACACTGGAATTAATGAATATAATTGTTTCTCATTACACAGGCATTACATAAATGGAAAACAAGGGCATCATGCAGGTTAATTAATAAAAGTTATCTAAAATCAATGTCTAAATGTTGGGGACTTGGGTATGGCAACAATAGATAATATTACTGATCACAAACACATCTGCTATAGCGTACATAAGCAGGGAGCAAGGGTTACAATCTAAACAGGGTGGGTTTTAAGACCTCTCTGCACAACTCATTCATCACTCCGTACAGTCTTACCCCATTCCCCTGTACTCTCGCTCAAAATACTAGAGTACAGCTCTGTCCCGTTTGTTTTCCAAATGACAGAGGGGCAGGAGACAGAAGAGCAGGTTAAACATACTGAGTTTGTTTACACAAGACAAAAGCAGGTCGTTTAATAGGCTCCAGTGCCAAATAACTTCACACGACTGTTGTAGGTTACAATGTCTTTATCTAAACACAACCGGAATTCTTTGCATATTATAAACACAAAACGTAGCCTGATCTAACTACTACAGCAATGTTCGCACCTGCTTTTAGCCTATCACTTTCACAGAGAACAAACCTCTCCATTGATAGACACTGCAATAGAACGGAAAGTCAATCGAGGAAGCCAAACTTGTTTTGTTGTGGAATACCTAAAGTCACAAGATTTCAATTATTTTGGGTCAGGTGATCACGTGAGGGACAGAAAAAATAGGTGGTCTTGAGCCAGTCATAAGGTTCCGTTGAACGGGAGAGAACACACCGCTGCTTCCAATGAAAAGGCTATTTTCATTGTTTCCGTAAGCACATAACTGCAGAAAACTTTATCATATGCTGTAGAGATAAGTAGATGCGCCTCATGGAACAGGTCTCAACTGGCTTGAGTTAAACATCTAATGTGGCAATGAGTCTTCTGGCCGTGCACTACGGAATATACAATTTAAGCAGCAATGCATCTGAACACAAAACATACTGGTTCGgtggtaaaataaatgaaaatgagtgttCAGGGAATTATTAACGACTTCTCAGTTGTCTCGATTTAATCATATTGTGGTTATACGTGGCTAAAAATATTTCGAAGATTTTATAGCAAGAACAGAAGGAATTAATTGAATCTTCCAACACAAAATGCATCGTTCAATACATTAATTcaatattgtgtgtttttaattgtaTAGAATGTCAAGTAATTTAGCTCAAGTTTCGGTTTTAATAGAAGCCTTTTGTCTAGCTAGTATATGCAATTTGCCTCACCCTGTTGCCTGGTTTCCATTTCTGCTGTCCTGTCCGAATGTGCAGGTTCAGTTATTTCTAAAAAATGAGATGTCTCTCATAGGCTACTCTTTAATTATTGTTGCCAGCCCTTCACTATCCGCGAGCTCTTGAACTGTCCCTCACGACCCGTGTTTACTCCGAGTTCCTCCGCTGTCACTCATAACACCGCCCCCATGGGCGGAGCGTCTGCATGTAGTCAACCGCAGAGCCAATGACGAGCTTCCGATTTCCTAACGTAGAAGTATCCAAACTTTCAATGTAATTTTCCCATTATCAGCAGAATATTTCGTCTCTGCTGTCTTTTATTTGTAATCGTTGgcaattatcatttttatttatttattttttattatataaaaagaTTATCTTTAATTGTGGGGTTCCCAAACTTTATAAGCTCCCAACCCAGCTCAAACAAGAATACTTTCTTTGACCCACCCTCATTGGTGATTTGGCGAAATGTCGTAAAGAGGCATAGAAAATGgctcagacattttttttaataatcccaccCCTCAGCTGTAACTGTTGGGCCGTTTCATCAATGAAATGTTCACTGTTCATTCCGGAGAGTGCACAACTGCTCTGATCTCTGTTGCGATTGCTCTGGAGGACCTGCACACCAGGTGCTGCTGAAGATCCAGGCGAGAGGCAGGACTCCCATCGATCACCGCAGCCTCTGGTTTATGATGTGGTGGAACCTGCAGCCTACTTAAACCTGACGTCTCCCAGCGACGCAGCAGCCAATCAAGTGTCGCCTGGTTTGACCCTGTGACTGAAGCAAGCCCTGGCATGGCCACGAATCTCATAATCAGGGGCATTACAAATACACAAGGTTCCTCAGCTGGGTTTTCAAGCCAGCAGGTCTACGCTGTAGTCATTtcattaacattaaaacatttgtttagtaAAAGCCTACTAATAAACTGTCATGGGCTGTCATCTGTCCCTTTTGTCAAGCAGTACTACAGAGTTGAAGATTTTGCAATACATGAGGAGATCACATCAACAACTCATTCAGTGGTAAGAGAATTGTCTGCTATAAAATTCAGTCATTGTTTTGATCATGTGATAATTTTGTAGCACAAAGACACAAATtctacatttctacatttattcttttttaatctaCCAATTGTGATTAAACTTGACCCCTCTAGTCCCCATTTTGCAATTTTGGAAATTCAGCTTCAATTTAACTGACCACCATTGGAATGACATTGAAATATTGTATTCCTCCTTTTGATGTTGTACAGTCATGATATATTTGTATCAGCATACACATCTGTAGAAACCACCACACCCTCTGTCCATTCACCTCTCAGATTAGTGAGTACAGGGGTCCCATGCTACATGGGGTGCTTGTACCCCAGGTGACAATAAAGAACATTAAGGAACAGTTTGCGGTCAGCTAGGCAAGCAAGTGAATTACTGTAGCTTCATTTTGGTCATataattcatttgaatcagCAATTTTCCAATGTAGTTAGCATATTAGATTATTTTGCAGCTTGCTGGTGCAATATTGCACAACAGTACCCCCTGTTGGTAAATCATTAATAACACCATAATAATGTTATAGTATGAAAATAGAAACCCAACAAGCACAAAATCAATCTGTCCATTCTTGTTACCTTCTTGGGGATGTCAATAAAAACCCAGAATTTGCTCAAACACTTGGGAAAAATGGATCAAATAGGATTTGCTCAGTAAATCAACTAAATTATTTAGACATTTGACTTGTGTAAGTTTTTTTGGCAGACATTTTTCTATGAACCTGTATATGATTCTGAAAAGATACCAGTGAATAGAATGAGAAAGATTCTTTTAGGTTTTCTGAAACAATGTTTCAGCTGTCTTCAATGAGTGTATGGAATATTAATCTCTAATGTATATAAGTGAAAGTCTGACAAAATGCCAATGTACTACACTTTGTGAAAATGAACTTCCTGTGCTTATTATGTATTGTCAGTAATATAGGCTACAGATATGGAGACACAAACCatacattcataattttgtttttctagaCTAATTCATTTATTGCTTCCACAAACACAATGATCATGATTCACATGGTAATTTAATGAACAATGATCTTGCACAATGTTCAGGACAGAGGAAGCAGCACTGTGCTCTTTGGTCTTTGGTCACatgatatatattttacataatgtaatgtaatatatttgatTTTGCATGAAATAGTTCAGATAGGAAAGATGGTACAGTTCCTTTGTTTATAACGATTactggctgtttttattttttattttttctgggaGAACTGTCAAATGCAATTGTGTCCAGGACACTAAACATTTTGCTCATTTGGACAGTATAGTTATGTTTTTGGTACCTTATCATAACTGTATGATACTTGATGAACAAAGTTGTCTATGTCAGTAGTCCACTGAAGcccttttcaaaatatgttgtttatatatttgcaataaTGTTAGTGTTCAGTGATTGAAGATGCCTTTAGCTGTTTCACTTTATACAGGAATGTGTATTTAAATCCACTTTTCAGTGGTCACTTGGGTTCACGGCTATATTGAATCAGACTTTTTTCCTCAAATGAGATTTGCAGTGGATCAGTTTCACTTGGTTGCATAATATTAGTCTCGCTACATTAGTTATTGCCAAGTGTAAGCAGATCACCCCTGTCTGTCATCCAGGCCACAGGCCCCTTCACTGGCTGCAGTGTTATGCGTTCATATTAGCTTTTCATCTGTCCGTCCTTTCTTCTGATCCTCCTTTCATTGAATTCTTTTCTGACAGACCTGTGAGTGAGACATGGAAATATGGAATGCTGGAAAGCAGTTGACAAGTAGGACTGGAGATCACACGACAGGAAACTTCAGTACAAGACCGCTATTACAAACACAGCTGGTATAGCTCTAATGCGTAGATTTCATTTTGTTGGACATTATTTAATTGTATGAAAATAGTGAAGGggtcatttgttttatatttcataaggCAAGGCTAGTAAAGGCTCCTGCGTGGCTCAGTTGATAGAAGGTTTTCAGGTGGAGCTACTACAGGTTACCAGTTGTTTCCAGCAAGAGATACACCTTGCATcaagctctcctgtagtactgtgtggcctgtagtgtgGAATTTGCACACAGCAGAAGTGCACATGTTCAGCTGCATGGGCTTCTTGCATGGGCGATTTGCTCAACACAGTTGGAGG harbors:
- the tpd52l1 gene encoding tumor protein D53 isoform X1, producing the protein MERFVLCESDRLKAELYSSILSESTGEWEEGGHLKTGLLEPEPLQEVDEDMVSEVDLNNSVSEEEREEIQTELIKLEEEISTLKQVLAVKERRQSELRQKLGISPLNELKLNINKSWTEMQTSTAYKKTSETLTTAGQKTTAAFSTLGTAISRKFGDMRSNSIGYSIRHSMSMPTMRNSPSFKTFEEKVESTVSTLKTKVGASGSGGNFEEVLNSAAHASAQNTPSNTHLTEDGSEQTS
- the tpd52l1 gene encoding tumor protein D53 isoform X4, which gives rise to METRQQELYSSILSESTGEWEGGHLKTGLLEPEPLQEVDEDMVSEVDLNNSVSEEEREEIQTELIKLEEEISTLKQVLAVKERRQSELRQKLGISPLNELKLNINKSWTEMQTSTAYKKTSETLTTAGQKTTAAFSTLGTAISRKFGDMRSNSIGYSIRHSMSMPTMRNSPSFKTFEEKVESTVSTLKTKVGASGSGGNFEEVLNSAAHASAQNTPSNTHLTEDGSEQTS
- the tpd52l1 gene encoding tumor protein D53 isoform X2, which translates into the protein MERFVLCESDRLKAELYSSILSESTGEWEGGHLKTGLLEPEPLQEVDEDMVSEVDLNNSVSEEEREEIQTELIKLEEEISTLKQVLAVKERRQSELRQKLGISPLNELKLNINKSWTEMQTSTAYKKTSETLTTAGQKTTAAFSTLGTAISRKFGDMRSNSIGYSIRHSMSMPTMRNSPSFKTFEEKVESTVSTLKTKVGASGSGGNFEEVLNSAAHASAQNTPSNTHLTEDGSEQTS
- the tpd52l1 gene encoding tumor protein D53 isoform X5, translating into MERFVLCESDRLKAELYSSILSESTGEWEEGGHLKTGLLEPEPLQEVDEDMVSEVDLNNSVSEEEREEIQTELIKLEEEISTLKQVLAVKERRQSELRQKLGISPLNELKLNINKSWTEMQTSTAYKKTSETLTTAGQKTTAAFSTLGTAISRKFGDMRNSPSFKTFEEKVESTVSTLKTKVGASGSGGNFEEVLNSAAHASAQNTPSNTHLTEDGSEQTS
- the tpd52l1 gene encoding tumor protein D53 isoform X3, producing the protein METRQQELYSSILSESTGEWEEGGHLKTGLLEPEPLQEVDEDMVSEVDLNNSVSEEEREEIQTELIKLEEEISTLKQVLAVKERRQSELRQKLGISPLNELKLNINKSWTEMQTSTAYKKTSETLTTAGQKTTAAFSTLGTAISRKFGDMRSNSIGYSIRHSMSMPTMRNSPSFKTFEEKVESTVSTLKTKVGASGSGGNFEEVLNSAAHASAQNTPSNTHLTEDGSEQTS